A genomic window from Pecten maximus chromosome 4, xPecMax1.1, whole genome shotgun sequence includes:
- the LOC117326551 gene encoding uncharacterized protein LOC117326551 — translation MPQVEPQVDPQGDASARASRRRFREILKEILRETLQGDASSRASGRSSGRCLSESLNETLQGDPQGDASRRSSWRRLNKILRVTPQGDPQGDASRRSPGRRIKEIPRETPQGDPQGDASRRSSGRRIKEIRRETHQGDPQEDASRRTPGRRIKENPRVTPQGNPQGDASMRSPGRRIKEIPRETHQGDPQGDASRRSPGRRIKEIPRETHQGDPQGDASRRSPGRRIKENPRETPQGNPQGDASMRSPGRRIKEILRETHQGDPQGDASRTSLNEILMETPQGDPHGDASRRSSG, via the exons ATGCCTCAAGTAGAGCCTCAGGTAGATCCTCAGGGAGATGCCTCCGCGAGAGCCTCAAGGAGACGCTTCAGGGAGATCCTCAAG GAAATTCTCAGGGAGACGCTTCAGGGAGATGCCTCAAGTAGAGCCTCAGGTAGATCCTCAGGGAGATGCCTCAGCGAGAGCCTCAATGAGACGCTTCAGGGAGATCCTCAGGGTGACGCCTCAAGGAGATCCTCATGGAGACGCCTCAATAAGATCCTCAGGGTGACGCCTCAAGGAGATCCTCAGGGAGACGCATCAAGGAGATCCCCAGGGAGACGCATCAAGGAGATCCCCAGGGAGACGCCCCAAGGAGATCCCCAGGGAGACGCCTCAAGGAGATCCTCAGGGAGACGCATCAAGGAGATCCGCAGGGAGACGCATCAAGGAGATCCCCAGGAAGACGCATCAAGGAGAACCCCAGGGAGACGCATCAAGGAGAACCCCAGGGTGACGCCTCAAGGAAATCCGCAGGGTGACGCCTCAATGAGATCCCCAGGGAGACGCATCAAGGAGATCCCCAGGGAGACGCATCAAGGAGATCCCCAGGGAGACGCATCAAGGAGATCCCCAGGGAGACGCATCAAGGAGATCCCCAGGGAGACGCATCAAGGAGATCCTCAGGGAGACGCATCAAGGAGATCCCCAGGGAGACGCATCAAGGAGAACCCCAGGGAGACGCCTCAAGGAAATCCGCAGGGTGACGCCTCAATGAGATCCCCAGGGAGACGTATCAAGGAGATCCTCAGGGAGACACATCAAGGAGATCCTCAGGGAGACGCCTCAAGGACAAGCCTCAATGAGATCCTCATGGAGACACCTCAAGGAGATCCTCATGGAGACGCCTCAAGGAGATCCTCAGGGTGA